In Micromonospora sp. LH3U1, one genomic interval encodes:
- a CDS encoding alpha,alpha-trehalose-phosphate synthase (UDP-forming): protein MTVRSSFVVVANRLPVDEVSTPEGRQWRRSPGGLVTALHPVLAEHQGTWVGWAGGTGAAPEPFDLEGIRLHPVPLSAEELERYYEGQSNATIWPLYHDAVETPAYKRRWREAYRLVNARFAEAAADVAAEGATVWVQDYQLQLVPAMLRELRPDLRIGFFLHIPFPPIELFMQMPFRTEILRGLLGADLVGFQQRLAAQNFVRLARHLLGLRYEGQMIQVDGRQVKAGAFPISIDTQEMERMAADPAIQARAKQIRAELGDPKTIILGVDRLDYTKGIELRLKAFRELLADGKLTVPDAVMVQVATPSRERVEHYQALRVKVEREVGRINGEFGRVGVPAVHYLHQSYSRSELAAMYVAADVMMVTPLRDGMNLVAKEYVASRADQGGALVLSEFAGAATELRQAFLCNPHDPDAVKDALLRAVHVEKTEARRRMRTMQRHLRTHDVGHWAKSFLSELGDSEAEAE, encoded by the coding sequence GTGACCGTCCGTAGCTCCTTTGTCGTAGTGGCGAATCGTCTGCCGGTCGACGAGGTGAGCACACCCGAAGGACGGCAGTGGCGTCGCAGCCCCGGCGGGCTGGTCACCGCGCTGCATCCCGTTCTCGCCGAACACCAGGGCACCTGGGTCGGCTGGGCCGGTGGCACCGGCGCAGCCCCGGAGCCGTTCGACCTGGAGGGGATCCGACTACACCCGGTCCCCCTCAGCGCCGAGGAGTTGGAGCGCTACTACGAGGGCCAGTCCAACGCGACGATCTGGCCGCTCTACCACGACGCGGTGGAGACGCCGGCCTACAAGCGCCGGTGGCGGGAGGCGTACCGCCTGGTCAACGCGCGGTTCGCGGAGGCCGCGGCGGACGTGGCGGCCGAGGGCGCGACGGTCTGGGTGCAGGACTACCAGCTCCAGCTGGTCCCGGCGATGCTCCGTGAGCTGCGCCCGGACCTGCGGATCGGGTTCTTCCTGCACATCCCGTTCCCGCCGATCGAGCTGTTCATGCAGATGCCGTTCCGCACCGAGATCCTGCGCGGCCTGCTCGGCGCCGACCTGGTCGGTTTCCAGCAGCGGCTGGCCGCGCAGAACTTCGTCCGGCTGGCCCGGCACCTGCTCGGGCTGCGCTACGAGGGGCAGATGATCCAGGTCGACGGTCGGCAGGTGAAGGCGGGCGCCTTCCCCATCTCGATCGACACCCAGGAGATGGAGCGGATGGCCGCCGACCCGGCGATCCAGGCCCGGGCCAAGCAGATCCGCGCCGAGTTGGGCGATCCGAAGACGATAATCCTGGGCGTGGACCGGCTGGATTACACCAAGGGCATCGAGTTGCGCCTCAAGGCCTTCCGCGAACTGTTGGCTGACGGAAAGTTGACAGTTCCGGACGCGGTTATGGTGCAGGTGGCCACACCCAGCCGAGAGCGCGTCGAGCACTACCAGGCACTTCGGGTCAAGGTAGAGCGCGAGGTTGGTCGGATTAATGGCGAATTCGGCAGGGTCGGCGTGCCGGCCGTGCATTACCTGCATCAGTCGTACAGTCGCAGTGAGCTGGCCGCGATGTATGTCGCTGCCGATGTGATGATGGTGACCCCGCTGCGAGACGGTATGAATCTGGTCGCCAAGGAGTACGTCGCGTCGCGCGCAGACCAGGGTGGCGCGCTCGTGCTCAGTGAGTTCGCCGGTGCCGCAACGGAGCTGCGCCAGGCATTTTTGTGTAACCCGCACGATCCGGACGCGGTCAAGGACGCCCTGCTCCGGGCAGTGCACGTGGAGAAAACCGAGGCACGCCGCCGGATGCGGACAATGCAACGTCACCTGCGTACCCACGACGTGGGCCACTGGGCCAAGTCTTTCCTCTCCGAGCTCGGAGATTCCGAGGCGGAGGCCGAGTGA
- the otsB gene encoding trehalose-phosphatase, with the protein MDPELRSAIGRIARVPQLLIACDYDGTLAPIVEDPSTAVPLPESVAAVRALAALPQTTVAVVSGRALRDLAALSRLPSEVHLVGSHGSEFDIGFVERLSPELVAVRTQVRNALREIASEHPGIRLERKPASVAMHTRGVDPQVAAAAIEAVRNGPATFDGVTVTQGKEVIELSVVATHKGTALDQLRTQLASSAVLFIGDDITDENAFGHLHGPDLGIKIGPGDTQAGYRVADPLEAARTLALLLETRRHWLFGERAVPIERHSMLANGRTVALLTPEAKVSWLCHPKPDSAAIFADLVGGSPAGHFSVAPERGGIPLGQRYRSGTMTVETRWSGLTVTDWLDKPARETTPDGPAVVTGDSTLIRVLTGSGKARVEFAPRPEFGQVAVQLQPLGDGLLVLGSNEPVALYSPGLQWEVGNDGGYETAKAVVDLSAAGGQVVLELRFGTHSLEHHRVPIHERQAAAEQPWKDWVASLRLPSTARDLVARSALTLRGLCHEATGSILAAATTSLPEELGGVRNWDYRYCWLRDAALTARALVDLGSVEEAEALLRWVDGCIERTGGHPERLHPLYTIDGYELGAEAVIDTLPGYAGSRPVRVGNLANHQLQLDVFGPIADLIAAVADARGSVRDDEWRVLENMVEAVRRRWHEPDHGIWEARLPPRHHVFSKVMCWMTVDRALHVMREHGGEDRPEWKDLRDRIGANVLEHGWHSDVEAYSVAYGDEDMDASSLWIGLSGLLPGDDPRFLSTVLRIEADLRSGPVVYRYHWDDGLPGREGGFHICTAWLIEAYLRTGRRTDAEELFAQMVLTAGPTGLLPEQYDPLAERGLGNHPQAYSHLGLIRCALLLDNMLKQ; encoded by the coding sequence ATGGACCCCGAGTTGCGCTCCGCCATCGGCCGGATAGCCCGGGTTCCCCAGCTCCTGATCGCCTGTGACTATGACGGCACGCTGGCGCCGATCGTTGAGGACCCGAGCACGGCCGTCCCGCTACCCGAGTCGGTGGCCGCGGTTCGCGCGCTCGCCGCGCTGCCGCAGACCACCGTGGCGGTCGTCTCCGGCCGGGCACTGCGCGACCTGGCCGCACTCTCCCGGCTGCCCAGCGAGGTGCACCTCGTCGGCAGCCACGGCTCCGAGTTCGACATCGGCTTCGTCGAGCGGCTCTCCCCCGAGCTGGTCGCGGTGCGCACCCAGGTCCGGAACGCGCTGCGCGAGATCGCCTCCGAGCACCCTGGCATCCGGCTGGAACGCAAGCCGGCCAGCGTCGCGATGCACACGCGCGGAGTCGACCCGCAGGTGGCCGCCGCAGCCATCGAGGCGGTCCGCAACGGCCCGGCCACCTTCGACGGCGTCACGGTGACCCAGGGCAAGGAGGTCATCGAGCTCTCCGTCGTGGCCACCCACAAGGGCACCGCGCTCGACCAACTGCGGACCCAGCTCGCCTCCAGCGCGGTGCTGTTCATCGGCGACGACATCACCGACGAGAACGCGTTCGGCCACCTGCACGGTCCCGACCTCGGCATCAAGATCGGCCCCGGGGACACCCAGGCCGGCTACCGGGTGGCCGATCCGCTGGAGGCTGCGCGCACGCTGGCGCTGCTGCTGGAAACCCGGCGGCACTGGCTGTTCGGCGAGCGGGCGGTGCCGATCGAGCGGCATTCCATGCTGGCCAACGGTCGTACCGTCGCACTGCTCACCCCGGAAGCCAAGGTGAGCTGGCTCTGCCACCCCAAACCGGACTCGGCGGCGATCTTCGCCGACCTGGTCGGTGGCAGCCCGGCCGGTCACTTCAGCGTCGCCCCGGAACGTGGCGGCATCCCGCTGGGCCAGCGCTACCGTTCCGGCACGATGACCGTGGAGACCCGGTGGTCCGGGCTCACCGTCACCGACTGGCTGGACAAGCCGGCCCGGGAGACCACCCCGGACGGCCCGGCGGTCGTCACCGGTGACTCGACTCTGATACGGGTGCTCACCGGCAGTGGCAAGGCCCGGGTGGAGTTCGCGCCGAGGCCCGAGTTCGGTCAGGTCGCCGTGCAGTTGCAGCCGCTCGGCGACGGCCTGCTGGTGCTCGGCTCCAACGAACCGGTCGCGCTCTACTCCCCCGGCCTGCAGTGGGAGGTCGGCAACGACGGTGGGTACGAGACCGCCAAGGCGGTCGTCGACCTCTCCGCCGCTGGCGGGCAGGTCGTGCTGGAGCTGCGCTTCGGCACGCACAGCCTGGAGCACCACCGGGTGCCGATCCACGAGCGGCAGGCCGCCGCCGAGCAGCCGTGGAAGGACTGGGTGGCGTCGCTACGGCTGCCGTCCACCGCCCGTGACCTGGTCGCCCGCAGCGCGCTCACCCTGCGTGGGCTCTGCCACGAGGCCACCGGCTCGATCCTGGCCGCGGCGACCACCTCGCTCCCGGAGGAGTTGGGCGGCGTCCGCAACTGGGACTACCGCTACTGCTGGCTGCGCGACGCCGCGCTGACCGCCCGCGCGTTGGTCGACCTGGGCTCCGTCGAGGAGGCCGAGGCGCTGCTGCGCTGGGTGGACGGCTGCATCGAGCGCACCGGCGGTCACCCGGAGCGACTGCATCCGCTCTACACCATCGACGGCTACGAGCTGGGTGCCGAGGCGGTCATCGACACGCTGCCCGGGTATGCCGGCTCCCGGCCGGTCCGGGTCGGCAACCTCGCCAACCACCAGTTGCAGCTGGACGTCTTCGGTCCGATCGCCGACCTGATCGCGGCCGTCGCCGACGCTCGCGGCTCGGTCCGCGACGACGAGTGGCGAGTCCTGGAAAACATGGTCGAGGCGGTCCGTCGGCGCTGGCACGAGCCCGACCACGGCATCTGGGAGGCCCGGCTGCCACCTCGGCACCACGTCTTCTCCAAGGTGATGTGCTGGATGACCGTCGACCGGGCGCTGCACGTGATGCGCGAGCACGGCGGCGAGGACCGGCCCGAGTGGAAGGACCTGCGCGACCGGATCGGCGCCAACGTGCTGGAGCACGGCTGGCACTCCGACGTCGAGGCGTACAGCGTCGCGTACGGCGACGAGGACATGGACGCCTCGTCCCTCTGGATCGGGCTCTCCGGCCTGCTCCCGGGTGACGACCCGCGCTTCCTGTCCACCGTCCTCCGGATCGAGGCGGACCTGCGCAGCGGCCCGGTCGTCTACCGCTACCACTGGGACGACGGCCTGCCGGGCCGTGAGGGCGGTTTCCACATCTGCACGGCGTGGCTGATCGAGGCGTACCTGCGCACCGGCCGCCGCACCGACGCCGAGGAACTGTTCGCGCAGATGGTGCTCACCGCCGGCCCGACCGGGCTGCTCCCCGAGCAGTACGACCCGCTCGCCGAGCGCGGCCTGGGTAACCACCCGCAGGCCTACAGCCACCTCGGTCTGATCCGCTGCGCATTGCTGCTCGACAACATGCTCAAGCAGTAG